The DNA window TGCGCCTCCTCCGCGGTGGCCGCCTCGGCATAGATCCGGATGACCGGCTCGGTGTTGGACGCCCGGATGTGGACCCAGCGATCCTCCCACTGCACTTTCAGGCCGTCCACGGTGTTGTGCTCAGCGTCGGGATATTGCTGCGTAATGAGGCTGTAAAGCTGGTCAATCTCGTGCCCATCAATGGCTAACTTGTCTTTCAGCAGGTGCAACCGGGGCAGCCCGTCCACGATGGTGCTCAGGCTTTGCTCCTCCTGCACCAGCCGGTCCAAGATCAGCGCCGCCCCCACCAACGCGTCCCGTCCCAGGTGCGATGCCGCCAGGATCACCCCGCCGTTACCTTCGCCCCCAATCTCGCCACCGGCCGCGCGCATCATGGCCACCACGTTCACCTCCCCCACGGCCGAGCGCAGGACCTCGACCCCGTAGCGTCCGGCCACGTGCTCCAGCAGCTGCGAGGAGGAGAGGTTGGTGGTCACCGGCTGGCGGCTGGCCGTGCGCCGCAGGTAGCCGTCCACGGCCAGCACCTGCGTCAGTTCTTCGCCGATGGGTCTGCCGGTCTCGTCAACCAGCGCCAGCCGGTCAGCGTCGGGGTCGGTGGCCAGGCCCAGTTGGGCGCCACCTGCAGTCACCGCCGCAGCCAACGCCCCCAGGTTTTCCGGCACCGGTTCCGGCCCCCGCGGAAACTCCCCGTTGGGTGTGGTGTGCAGGCGGATCACCTCGCACCCCAGCGCCTCCAGCAGGGCCGGCAGCGCCACCGATGCCGCGCCGTTGACCGCATCCACCACCACCCGGAAGCGCCGCCGTACAATCGCCTCCACGTCGATGCACCCCAGGTTGAGGATGTCCAGGATGTGTCGCCCGGCGGCATCGGGCATGACCTCGCCCCGGATGGGCCTCTCCGGTAGCTCTGCAGGGATCTCCGCCTGGTCGGCCAGCTCAAATAACGCCGCGGCCCGCTCCCCATCCAGGAAA is part of the Candidatus Neomarinimicrobiota bacterium genome and encodes:
- the glmM gene encoding phosphoglucosamine mutase; protein product: MRSVSGVRGVVGQDLTAGIIHAHAEAFAALLPSGPLLLARDSRSHGPMLMSAAAQALRKAGRRLLLADLIPTPTAQFLVTDRRLAGALVLTASHNPSEYNGLKFIGPDGCFLDGERAAALFELADQAEIPAELPERPIRGEVMPDAAGRHILDILNLGCIDVEAIVRRRFRVVVDAVNGAASVALPALLEALGCEVIRLHTTPNGEFPRGPEPVPENLGALAAAVTAGGAQLGLATDPDADRLALVDETGRPIGEELTQVLAVDGYLRRTASRQPVTTNLSSSQLLEHVAGRYGVEVLRSAVGEVNVVAMMRAAGGEIGGEGNGGVILAASHLGRDALVGAALILDRLVQEEQSLSTIVDGLPRLHLLKDKLAIDGHEIDQLYSLITQQYPDAEHNTVDGLKVQWEDRWVHIRASNTEPVIRIYAEAATAEEAHGLIAGVRAVVAKGVAGAGA